GTTTTCAATCATTGACGAACGCAGTTGGACTTTCAAAATCGACGCTTTCCTATCACTTGAAGAAATTGACTTCCGCTGGAATTATTTTCTCAAAAAAGGTGGAAAGGGAATTTGTCTACGGCATCGAAAATCCTGATGAAGTTGCGAATCTTTTGATCACTCTGCAGGAGAGCTTAGAAAGCGATGCAGTCGATCGCTTCGTTGATATTTGGAGAAAACTGGGAAAATAAATCTTTTCGAGGGACTCAGATTTGGATAGAAAGATTGGATGCTGAAAGAATTGTGATGGAAGCGCTCGACAAAGTTGTTTTATTAGATAAGGCCGATGTTAATCCTAAATAATTATTCTGCTGGCAGCAGAAGGTCGCGATCATGATGGCAGTCGCCAAAATCCAAAGCCTATCATGTTCGATGAGACTAACTCCGCCCCCGACCCAGAATTTATCGGGGTTCTCGATCTCATGAAGCGTTTGGCGAAAGGTGGCTTGAGGATGATCATCGTCTCGCATGAAATTGGCTTTGAAAGAGAAGTTTCCGATCGTGTCGTTTTGTCGATCAGGAAGTGATTTGGGAAGAAGAGACAACGGCACGATTATTCACAGATTTTCATAGTATGAGAAAAATCGTGCGTTCTTGTGGAGAATCTTGCACGGGTAGCGAGAAAGGAATTTCATCTTTTGAATCCATTTCGGATATGAACGTGAGAATTTATGACAATGTTTAAATAGAGTATTTCCAATACGATGAAATAATGAACGCTGCCCTTCTCCTTGTACGGAATTCTCTCTTGGTCAGCGTGCAGGTTTTGGTCGTGTGATAGGGGACACGATCCTCCCTGGATGGTGCGTCCCCATGATTGTTTGTGAGGAATTTGGATGAGAGGATCGGAGGCTATCATCAAGGTCTTGCATGAAGAGGGCGTCAATGTCGTCTTCGGAATACCCGGAGGAGCGATACTGCCGCTTTACGACGATCTCAGGACATCTGATATACGACACATCCTCGTACGCCACGAGCAGTGCGCTGCTCACATGGCTGATGGTTACGCTCGTGTGCTAAAAAAACCAGGTGTATGCATAGCGACTTCGGGAGCTGGCGCAACGAATCTTGTAACGGGCATCGCAACTGCATTTCTTGATTCCTCGCCTGTTGTCGCGCTCACGGGACAGGTTCCAACAGGAATCATTGGCAATGATGCATTTCAAGAAGCCGACGTCTTCAGTCTCATGATTCCGATCACGAAGCACAATTTCAGAATCATGAACTCGAAGACGTTGCTTTCAGATCTCCGGAGCGCATTTGCAATCGCAAGGACAGGGCGATATGGTCCCGTCCATGTTGATCTTCCTCGGGATATCCAGATGAGCGAAGTGGACGATTGCGATGAACCGATAAGGCGCAACAATGGTGTGAAAGAAAATCTCATCGAGTTGCCACAGGCGGTTGCGCTGCTTGAATCTGCACAAAGGCCACTGATTCTTGTTGGTGGGGGCGCGAGTTGGTCTGGTTGCGGCCAAGAAATCATGACGTTGGCGGAAATGCTCATGGCGCCTGTTGCAACAACGCTTATGGGTAAGAGTGCCGTGCCAGAGGATCATCCCCTCGTCCTCGGCATGGTCGGCATGCATGGAAGAAGGGCGGCGAACTACGCACTCGAGGAGTGTGATGTGCTCCTCGCGATCGGGACAAGGTTTAGCGATCGAATGATCGGAGACCCCTCGTCCTGCAGGGCCAAGGTCATTCACATCGATATTGATTCAGCGGAGGTCGGTAAGAACGTCAAGCCGACGGTCAGCCTCGTTGGCGATGCCAGAAAGATCATTAAGACAATTATTACATCGATGCAAGTCAAGAGAAAGAGCGGCGTTTGGGCAGAACGGATGAGAATGCTGAGGAAGGAATGCGCATGCGAAATGGACATCGGTGGCAATCCGATCAAACCGCAAAAGGTCATCCATGAACTCAACAAAATTTTGCCCGATGATGCGATTATCACTACAGAAGTCGGACAGTGCCAAATGTTTGCCGCACATTACTTTGAGTGCAGGGGCAAGAGGATGTTTATCACGCCAGGAGGTCTGGGAACAATGGGCTTTGGTCTTCCTGCTGCGATGGGGGCAAAAATCGCGGCACCCGATCGAACGGTCGTTGATGTAGCGGGTGACGGGAGTCTCCTGATGGTATGCCAGGAGCTCGCGACTGCCGTCGAGGAGAAAATCCCGATCTTCATTTGCCTGTTGAACAACGGGCGACTTGGCATGATCAAGCAGCTGCAGAGCCTCTTTTA
This region of Methanomassiliicoccales archaeon genomic DNA includes:
- the ilvB gene encoding biosynthetic-type acetolactate synthase large subunit; protein product: MRGSEAIIKVLHEEGVNVVFGIPGGAILPLYDDLRTSDIRHILVRHEQCAAHMADGYARVLKKPGVCIATSGAGATNLVTGIATAFLDSSPVVALTGQVPTGIIGNDAFQEADVFSLMIPITKHNFRIMNSKTLLSDLRSAFAIARTGRYGPVHVDLPRDIQMSEVDDCDEPIRRNNGVKENLIELPQAVALLESAQRPLILVGGGASWSGCGQEIMTLAEMLMAPVATTLMGKSAVPEDHPLVLGMVGMHGRRAANYALEECDVLLAIGTRFSDRMIGDPSSCRAKVIHIDIDSAEVGKNVKPTVSLVGDARKIIKTIITSMQVKRKSGVWAERMRMLRKECACEMDIGGNPIKPQKVIHELNKILPDDAIITTEVGQCQMFAAHYFECRGKRMFITPGGLGTMGFGLPAAMGAKIAAPDRTVVDVAGDGSLLMVCQELATAVEEKIPIFICLLNNGRLGMIKQLQSLFYGKRIFAESLGSSPDFVKLAEAFGVRAARVQDPKDLASVIEEGINSEKPFLADIWIDREEEILPVTLRTGSGTQVIPGNCAWKGVC